A stretch of the Lolium perenne isolate Kyuss_39 chromosome 3, Kyuss_2.0, whole genome shotgun sequence genome encodes the following:
- the LOC127344193 gene encoding uncharacterized protein isoform X2: MGRGHRRQAAMRRGPLTEEGEAGTHSRAPGAAKKRDSLPEAAEKRDSLPEPEADASSGTDTESEATKMDVYRAAQLARPEMRGVGDDPDESVTQTHGSRSTEAVEEDEFTPKSPISMPYIPDELNDPTAYPAIFASFKEAQVKHTAKLGRRLRLLPKLAHSCHLPISESAKEGVLHAAKSIIRLSSSVDGKPLANCCGLLIKWDPESKTGTVLTTAHLIRSKHPTENHWEGRDEYNIKANVIVHLLDGTTADGHYLYHQEHYDLAFFRVRVDKPDLPSFSGSVHCGQDVFRLGRDDHMNLRITHGRVEHQNPRSNQRHHYMYFIHQKDDSLSHPKNDCYLPNKKNDDYLCDDDGWSIIDLDGKVVGLVNKHLRLKKSLIPSCILDKCVDLWCEFRCIPRLHLGMKFSSIKLLDPTHIDKMWRMYKIKDGLIVQEVSKESHAEKLGICLGDIIERFNGESISTTVELENMLLGRCRDHLDQGNRLNEKINVSIQVFHTEERLRRNINLIVDVSEGGEVVKRRTYPISAIEGTSSSGQSSQNVADSLTPVSWQ, translated from the exons ATGGGCAGAGGACATCGCCGGCAGGCGGCAATGAGGAGAGGCCCCTTGACAGAAGAGGGGGAGGCGGGGACGCACTCCCGAGCGCCGGGGGCGGCAAAGAAGAGAGACTCCTTGCCAGAGGCGGCAGAGAAGAGAGACTCCTTGCCAGAGCCAGAGGCGGATGCGTCATCTGGGACCGATACGGAGAGCGAGGCAACGAAGATGGATGTCTATCGGGCTGCCCAACTTGCCCGTCCAGAGATGAGAGGAGTTGGAG ATGACCCGGACGAGTCCGTGACACAAACACATGGATCGAGATCGACCGAGGCAGTTGAGGAGGATGAGTTTACACCAAAATCTCCAATCAGCATGCCCTACATCCCCGACGAGCTAAATGATCCGACTGCCTATCCAGCGATATTCGCCTCCTTCAAGGAGGCCCAAGTTAAACACACAGCGAAATTAG GTCGTCGGCTCCGTCTCTTGCCCAAGTTGGCACATTCATGCCATCTTCCGATCAGTGAATCAGCCAAAGAGGGGGTGCTTCATGCTGCTAAATCTATCATCAGGCTCTCATCTTCTGTTG ACGGGAAGCCACTGGCCAACTGCTGTGGTTTGTTGATTAAATGGGACCCGGAGAGCAAGACAGGGACCGTTTTGACGACCGCACATCTGATTCGCTCAAAGCATCCCACGGAAAACCACTGGGAAGGCAGAGACGAGTACAATATTAAAGCTAAC GTTATTGTTCACTTGCTGGATGGCACCACTGCAGATGGCCACTACCTCTACCACCAGGAGCATTATGATCTTGCCTTTTTTAGGGTTAGAGTGGATAAACCGGATTTGCCCTCTTTCAGTGGCAGTGTGCATTGTGGCCAAGACGTTTTCAGGCTTGGAAGAGATGACCACATGAATTTAAGGATAACCCATGGCAGGGTGGAACATCAGAATCCAAGAAGTAATCAGAGGCATCACTACATGTACTTTATCCATCAAAAAGATGATTCTCTTTCCCATCCAAAAAATGACTGTtaccttcccaataaaaaaaatGACGATTATCTG TGTGATGACGATGGATGGTCCATCATTGATTTGGATGGGAAGGTCGTTGGACTGGTTAACAAGCACCTTAGGCTTAAGAAGTCTTTGATACCTTCTTGTATCTTGGATAAATGCGTGGACTTGTGGTGTGAGTTTCG GTGCATCCCTCGGCTCCATCTAGGGATGAAATTTTCTTCCATCAAGCTTCTTGATCCAACGCATATTGACAAGATGTGGCGCATGTATAAAATTAAGGACGGCCTTATTGTTCAAGAG GTGTCAAAAGAATCGCATGCTGAGAAACTTGGAATCTGTCTCGGTGATATTATTGAACGTTTTAATGGAGAATCCATATCTACTACAGTTGAG TTGGAAAACATGTTGCTGGGCAGATGCAGGGATCATTTAGATCAAGGGAATCGCTTGAATGAGAAAATAAATGTTTCA ATTCAAGTATTTCACACGGAGGAACGTCTCCGAAGAAACATAAATTTGATTGTAGATGTATCAGAGGGTGGAGAGGTCGTTAAAAGAA GGACATACCCCATCAGTGCTATAGAAGGGACGTCTTCTTCAGGGCAATCTAGCCAAAATGTGGCAG ACAGTTTGACTCCTGTTTCTTGGCAATGA
- the LOC127344193 gene encoding uncharacterized protein isoform X1, with translation MGRGHRRQAAMRRGPLTEEGEAGTHSRAPGAAKKRDSLPEAAEKRDSLPEPEADASSGTDTESEATKMDVYRAAQLARPEMRGVGGNFCPPRPIFSPGEKMDVYRPAQLARPEMRGVGDDPDESVTQTHGSRSTEAVEEDEFTPKSPISMPYIPDELNDPTAYPAIFASFKEAQVKHTAKLGRRLRLLPKLAHSCHLPISESAKEGVLHAAKSIIRLSSSVDGKPLANCCGLLIKWDPESKTGTVLTTAHLIRSKHPTENHWEGRDEYNIKANVIVHLLDGTTADGHYLYHQEHYDLAFFRVRVDKPDLPSFSGSVHCGQDVFRLGRDDHMNLRITHGRVEHQNPRSNQRHHYMYFIHQKDDSLSHPKNDCYLPNKKNDDYLCDDDGWSIIDLDGKVVGLVNKHLRLKKSLIPSCILDKCVDLWCEFRCIPRLHLGMKFSSIKLLDPTHIDKMWRMYKIKDGLIVQEVSKESHAEKLGICLGDIIERFNGESISTTVELENMLLGRCRDHLDQGNRLNEKINVSIQVFHTEERLRRNINLIVDVSEGGEVVKRRTYPISAIEGTSSSGQSSQNVADSLTPVSWQ, from the exons ATGGGCAGAGGACATCGCCGGCAGGCGGCAATGAGGAGAGGCCCCTTGACAGAAGAGGGGGAGGCGGGGACGCACTCCCGAGCGCCGGGGGCGGCAAAGAAGAGAGACTCCTTGCCAGAGGCGGCAGAGAAGAGAGACTCCTTGCCAGAGCCAGAGGCGGATGCGTCATCTGGGACCGATACGGAGAGCGAGGCAACGAAGATGGATGTCTATCGGGCTGCCCAACTTGCCCGTCCAGAGATGAGAGGAGTTGGAGGTAATTTTTGCCCTCCCCGACCTATTTTTTCGCCGGGGGAGAAGATGGATGTCTATCGGCCTGCCCAACTTGCCCGTCCAGAGATGAGAGGAGTTGGAG ATGACCCGGACGAGTCCGTGACACAAACACATGGATCGAGATCGACCGAGGCAGTTGAGGAGGATGAGTTTACACCAAAATCTCCAATCAGCATGCCCTACATCCCCGACGAGCTAAATGATCCGACTGCCTATCCAGCGATATTCGCCTCCTTCAAGGAGGCCCAAGTTAAACACACAGCGAAATTAG GTCGTCGGCTCCGTCTCTTGCCCAAGTTGGCACATTCATGCCATCTTCCGATCAGTGAATCAGCCAAAGAGGGGGTGCTTCATGCTGCTAAATCTATCATCAGGCTCTCATCTTCTGTTG ACGGGAAGCCACTGGCCAACTGCTGTGGTTTGTTGATTAAATGGGACCCGGAGAGCAAGACAGGGACCGTTTTGACGACCGCACATCTGATTCGCTCAAAGCATCCCACGGAAAACCACTGGGAAGGCAGAGACGAGTACAATATTAAAGCTAAC GTTATTGTTCACTTGCTGGATGGCACCACTGCAGATGGCCACTACCTCTACCACCAGGAGCATTATGATCTTGCCTTTTTTAGGGTTAGAGTGGATAAACCGGATTTGCCCTCTTTCAGTGGCAGTGTGCATTGTGGCCAAGACGTTTTCAGGCTTGGAAGAGATGACCACATGAATTTAAGGATAACCCATGGCAGGGTGGAACATCAGAATCCAAGAAGTAATCAGAGGCATCACTACATGTACTTTATCCATCAAAAAGATGATTCTCTTTCCCATCCAAAAAATGACTGTtaccttcccaataaaaaaaatGACGATTATCTG TGTGATGACGATGGATGGTCCATCATTGATTTGGATGGGAAGGTCGTTGGACTGGTTAACAAGCACCTTAGGCTTAAGAAGTCTTTGATACCTTCTTGTATCTTGGATAAATGCGTGGACTTGTGGTGTGAGTTTCG GTGCATCCCTCGGCTCCATCTAGGGATGAAATTTTCTTCCATCAAGCTTCTTGATCCAACGCATATTGACAAGATGTGGCGCATGTATAAAATTAAGGACGGCCTTATTGTTCAAGAG GTGTCAAAAGAATCGCATGCTGAGAAACTTGGAATCTGTCTCGGTGATATTATTGAACGTTTTAATGGAGAATCCATATCTACTACAGTTGAG TTGGAAAACATGTTGCTGGGCAGATGCAGGGATCATTTAGATCAAGGGAATCGCTTGAATGAGAAAATAAATGTTTCA ATTCAAGTATTTCACACGGAGGAACGTCTCCGAAGAAACATAAATTTGATTGTAGATGTATCAGAGGGTGGAGAGGTCGTTAAAAGAA GGACATACCCCATCAGTGCTATAGAAGGGACGTCTTCTTCAGGGCAATCTAGCCAAAATGTGGCAG ACAGTTTGACTCCTGTTTCTTGGCAATGA